From one uncultured Methanoregula sp. genomic stretch:
- the uvrA gene encoding excinuclease ABC subunit UvrA — MKDIIIKGARQHNLKNISVTIPRDKLVVITGVSGSGKSTLAFDTLYAEGQRRYVESLSSYARQFLGMMHKPDVDSIEGLSPAISIEQKTTSKNPRSTVGTVTEIYDYLRLLYARIGVPFCPEHNIPIAAQTPDKIADQIAAEHPGQVTILAPIVRQKKGTYQQLLKDLNKEGYARVRVNGKIIRTDEEISLDRYKKQDIEIVIDRLDAADRTRLTEAVENALKKSEGLVLVAGDDEKESTYSSLMACPVCGIAFEELQPRMFSFNSPFGACEECHGLGVKMEFDPDLIIPDKERCIADGAIAPYRNPMDGFRGQYLATVAKNYGFSAMTPIKDLTKEQYEALMFGSSKRMKFSMSMKNGDAEWSHTGEWEGLLPQTARLYAQTQSDWRKRELEGYMRVSPCPACNGKRLKDKVLAVRIDTQSIIGVTDLPVAKSAAWFRALKLTDREREIAHQIIKEIQSRLDFLEKVGLGYLTLSRNAGTLSGGEAQRIRLATQIGSNLMGVLYVLDEPSIGLHQRDNRKLIETLRTLRDLGNTVLVVEHDEDMIRSAEHVIDMGPGAGMHGGYIVAEGNPKQIEKNKKSLTGQYLSGAKMIDVPKTRRAPEKYITVKKCRENNLKGITAKFPIGLLTVVTGVSGSGKSTLVYETLYKGMMQIINKSREQAGKHDAIVFDAEIDKVIVIDQSPIGKTPRSNPATYTKVFDEIRTVFAETKEAKMRGFKPGRFSFNIRGGRCEACEGDGLIKIEMNFLPDVYIECEECKGKRYNRETLEVLYKGKSIADILDMSVEEAMKHFENIPSIRAKLETLSRVGLDYIKLGQSSTTLSGGEAQRIKLTRELAKRATGRTLYLLDEPTTGLHFDDTKKLIKVLDDLVEKGNTVIVIEHNLDVVKSADHLIDIGPEGGDCGGEIVATGTPEQVAVVAESYTGQFLKPILNPS; from the coding sequence ATGAAAGACATCATCATCAAAGGTGCCCGCCAGCACAACCTCAAAAATATCAGCGTCACGATCCCCCGCGACAAACTCGTGGTGATCACCGGGGTCTCCGGCTCCGGGAAATCAACGCTCGCATTCGATACCCTCTACGCGGAAGGCCAGCGCCGGTACGTCGAGTCCCTCTCCTCCTATGCCCGGCAGTTCCTCGGCATGATGCACAAGCCCGACGTGGACAGCATCGAGGGGCTCTCGCCCGCCATCTCCATCGAGCAGAAGACCACTTCCAAGAATCCCCGGTCAACGGTCGGGACCGTCACTGAGATCTACGATTACCTCCGGCTCCTCTATGCCCGGATCGGGGTCCCGTTCTGTCCCGAACACAATATCCCCATCGCGGCCCAGACCCCGGATAAGATCGCGGACCAGATCGCCGCCGAGCACCCGGGCCAGGTCACCATCCTCGCCCCCATTGTCCGGCAGAAGAAAGGCACGTACCAGCAGCTCCTCAAAGATCTCAACAAGGAAGGCTATGCCCGGGTCCGGGTCAACGGGAAGATCATCCGGACCGACGAGGAGATCAGCCTCGACCGGTACAAGAAACAGGACATCGAGATCGTGATCGACCGGCTCGATGCTGCCGATCGCACCCGGCTCACCGAGGCGGTGGAGAACGCCCTGAAAAAGTCCGAGGGGCTCGTGCTCGTTGCGGGCGATGATGAGAAAGAGTCCACCTACTCGTCCCTCATGGCCTGCCCGGTCTGCGGGATCGCGTTCGAGGAACTCCAGCCCCGGATGTTCTCGTTCAACAGCCCGTTCGGGGCCTGCGAGGAGTGCCACGGGCTCGGGGTGAAGATGGAATTCGACCCCGACCTGATCATCCCGGACAAGGAGCGGTGCATCGCGGACGGGGCCATCGCCCCCTACCGCAACCCGATGGACGGGTTCCGGGGCCAGTACCTTGCGACCGTTGCGAAGAACTACGGCTTCTCGGCCATGACGCCGATCAAGGATCTCACAAAGGAGCAGTACGAGGCGCTGATGTTCGGGTCGTCGAAGCGGATGAAGTTCTCGATGAGCATGAAGAACGGCGACGCCGAATGGTCGCACACGGGAGAATGGGAAGGACTCCTCCCCCAGACCGCCCGGCTCTATGCCCAGACGCAGTCGGACTGGCGCAAGCGCGAGCTCGAAGGCTACATGCGGGTCTCCCCCTGCCCGGCCTGCAATGGCAAACGGCTCAAGGACAAGGTGCTCGCCGTCCGGATCGACACCCAGTCCATCATCGGTGTCACCGATCTGCCCGTCGCCAAGAGCGCCGCGTGGTTCCGGGCCCTGAAACTGACCGACAGGGAGCGGGAGATCGCACACCAGATCATCAAGGAGATCCAGTCCCGGCTCGACTTTCTGGAAAAAGTCGGCCTCGGGTACCTCACGCTCTCCCGGAACGCGGGCACGCTCTCCGGCGGGGAAGCCCAGCGGATCCGGCTCGCAACCCAGATCGGATCGAACCTGATGGGCGTGCTCTATGTTCTCGACGAACCCTCGATCGGGCTCCACCAGCGCGACAACCGGAAGCTGATCGAGACCCTCCGGACCCTCCGCGACCTCGGGAACACGGTCCTCGTTGTCGAGCATGACGAGGACATGATCCGTTCGGCCGAGCACGTCATCGACATGGGCCCCGGTGCCGGGATGCACGGCGGCTATATTGTTGCGGAAGGCAACCCGAAACAGATCGAGAAGAACAAAAAGTCCCTCACCGGCCAGTACCTCTCCGGGGCAAAGATGATCGATGTACCTAAAACGAGGAGGGCCCCGGAGAAGTACATCACGGTGAAGAAGTGCCGGGAGAACAACCTCAAGGGCATCACCGCGAAGTTCCCCATCGGCCTCCTCACGGTCGTCACCGGTGTCTCGGGCAGCGGGAAGTCGACCCTCGTGTACGAGACGCTCTACAAGGGCATGATGCAGATCATCAACAAGTCACGGGAGCAGGCCGGGAAGCACGACGCGATCGTCTTCGATGCCGAGATTGACAAGGTGATCGTCATCGACCAGTCCCCGATAGGGAAGACCCCGCGGTCAAACCCCGCTACCTACACGAAAGTCTTCGACGAAATCCGGACGGTCTTTGCGGAGACAAAGGAGGCGAAGATGCGGGGCTTTAAGCCGGGCCGGTTCTCCTTTAACATCCGGGGCGGGCGGTGCGAGGCGTGCGAAGGCGACGGCCTCATCAAGATCGAGATGAACTTCCTGCCCGATGTCTACATCGAATGCGAGGAGTGCAAGGGGAAGCGTTACAACCGCGAGACCCTGGAGGTACTGTACAAGGGGAAGTCGATCGCCGACATCCTCGACATGAGCGTCGAAGAGGCGATGAAGCACTTCGAAAACATTCCCTCGATCCGGGCCAAGCTGGAGACCCTGTCGAGAGTCGGGCTTGACTACATCAAGCTCGGCCAGAGCTCGACAACCCTCTCGGGTGGCGAGGCCCAGCGGATCAAACTCACCCGCGAGCTCGCGAAGCGTGCGACCGGCAGGACTCTCTACCTGCTGGACGAGCCGACCACCGGTCTCCACTTCGATGACACCAAGAAACTGATCAAAGTGCTCGACGATCTCGTGGAGAAGGGCAATACCGTGATCGTCATCGAGCACAACCTCGATGTCGTCAAGTCGGCCGACCATCTCATCGATATTGGACCCGAGGGAGGGGACTGCGGCGGTGAGATCGTTGCAACCGGGACCCCGGAACAGGTAGCAGTTGTTGCGGAAAGTTATACCGGGCAGTTTTTAAAGCCCATCCTTAACCCATCCTGA
- the uvrC gene encoding excinuclease ABC subunit UvrC codes for MFDTAALPGSPGCYQFLDSAGSIIYIGKAKNLKKRVGSYFQKKDHDPKTQKLVESIASVSVLVTNTETEAFLLENNLIKKYQPKYNIDLKDAKRYAYIEITREPYPRIGIARQTSKMDGTYFGPFVSGAERDAVLKVIKRIFLLRSCRKMPKRACLRHHMHSCSAPCIAEVSEEEYRENVNRAMALLKGKSSELVSTLRSEMAALADRQEYEKALAIRNQIAAIEHLAERQHVEHISETDQDVIAYTIAGTVVYLMVFSVEKGRLSGKQEYSFDLREDFFEEFLVQYYTERTPPAELILPHEIDGALAGYLAERKGRLVTITVPKIGEKKKLLSLVEKNIEHAFLKNDLKRADLQSGLGLATAPDVIECFDISHISGTAMVGSMVQFRNGVPDKKNYRRFKIKTVEGIDDFASIFEVVTRRYRRLLEEDGDLPDLILIDGGKGQLSAATSALENLGVDVPVIAIAKREEDVYLPGEMLPRRLDPKGMALHYLQEIRDEAHRFAIAYNRLLRKKKLIK; via the coding sequence ATGTTTGATACAGCAGCCCTCCCGGGCAGCCCCGGGTGTTACCAGTTCCTGGACAGTGCAGGGTCAATCATTTACATCGGGAAGGCAAAAAATCTCAAAAAACGGGTAGGCAGTTATTTCCAGAAGAAGGATCACGATCCCAAGACCCAGAAACTCGTGGAGTCGATCGCCTCGGTCAGCGTTCTCGTAACCAACACCGAGACGGAAGCTTTTCTCCTTGAAAATAATCTCATCAAAAAATACCAGCCGAAATACAATATCGATCTCAAGGATGCCAAACGCTATGCCTATATAGAGATCACGCGGGAACCGTATCCCCGTATCGGTATAGCGAGACAGACAAGCAAAATGGATGGAACCTATTTTGGCCCGTTCGTATCCGGGGCCGAGCGCGATGCCGTGCTGAAGGTTATAAAACGGATATTCCTGCTCCGCTCCTGCAGGAAAATGCCAAAACGTGCCTGTCTCCGGCACCATATGCATTCCTGCAGTGCTCCCTGTATCGCGGAAGTCAGCGAGGAGGAATACCGGGAGAACGTTAACCGGGCAATGGCCCTCCTCAAGGGGAAGAGCAGCGAACTGGTCTCTACCCTTCGTTCAGAGATGGCGGCGCTTGCCGACCGGCAGGAATACGAGAAAGCTCTTGCCATCCGCAACCAGATTGCGGCCATCGAGCATCTTGCCGAGCGCCAGCACGTCGAACATATCAGCGAGACCGATCAGGACGTGATCGCGTACACCATTGCCGGGACTGTGGTCTACCTGATGGTATTCTCTGTTGAGAAAGGCCGCCTTTCCGGCAAGCAGGAATATTCCTTTGATCTCCGTGAGGATTTCTTCGAGGAATTCCTCGTCCAGTATTACACAGAACGCACGCCCCCGGCCGAACTGATCCTCCCTCATGAAATCGACGGGGCACTGGCCGGGTACCTGGCAGAACGTAAAGGCCGGCTGGTCACGATCACCGTCCCGAAGATAGGCGAGAAAAAGAAACTCCTCTCCCTTGTTGAGAAGAATATCGAGCACGCGTTCCTGAAAAATGATCTGAAGAGGGCGGATCTCCAGTCCGGTCTCGGCCTCGCAACTGCTCCGGACGTGATCGAGTGCTTCGATATCTCCCACATATCCGGCACTGCCATGGTTGGCTCCATGGTACAGTTCCGCAACGGTGTGCCGGATAAGAAAAATTATCGCCGGTTCAAGATCAAGACCGTTGAAGGCATTGACGATTTTGCCTCGATTTTTGAGGTTGTGACACGGCGGTACCGAAGACTCCTTGAGGAAGATGGGGATCTCCCCGATCTTATTCTCATTGATGGTGGGAAAGGGCAGCTCTCCGCCGCCACCTCCGCACTTGAGAATCTCGGTGTGGATGTGCCCGTCATTGCCATCGCAAAACGCGAAGAGGACGTTTATCTCCCCGGCGAGATGCTCCCGCGGCGGCTGGATCCGAAGGGAATGGCGTTGCACTATCTCCAGGAGATTCGCGACGAGGCACACCGTTTTGCGATAGCATATAACCGCCTGCTCCGGAAGAAAAAACTCATAAAATGA